One genomic segment of Candidatus Eremiobacteraceae bacterium includes these proteins:
- a CDS encoding alpha-ketoglutarate-dependent dioxygenase AlkB yields the protein MGRIIYRRNLFDQTTIAAWFEQLRAGVEWRSEERPMYDRIVAVPRLVASFKLDDALPEPIARMVPDVEAFCKVRFTSAGLNLYRNGDDSVAPHGDRLEPTPEKPPVALVSLGAVRRMTIRSRFKPRRILDLDLEPGSLLVMSFESHFNYDHGIPKTKDNVGPRISVAFRKGRVERERPLPPR from the coding sequence TTGGGACGCATCATATATCGTCGTAATCTGTTCGATCAAACGACGATTGCTGCGTGGTTCGAGCAGTTGCGCGCTGGCGTCGAATGGCGCTCTGAAGAGCGTCCGATGTACGATCGCATCGTCGCCGTGCCTCGACTCGTCGCGTCGTTCAAGCTCGATGATGCGCTGCCGGAACCGATCGCCCGAATGGTGCCCGACGTCGAAGCGTTCTGCAAGGTGCGCTTCACGTCGGCCGGGCTCAACCTATATCGAAACGGCGACGACAGCGTCGCACCGCATGGCGATCGGCTCGAACCCACGCCGGAAAAGCCACCTGTCGCGCTCGTCAGTCTCGGCGCCGTGCGGCGCATGACGATCCGCAGCCGATTCAAACCGCGACGCATCCTCGACCTCGACCTCGAACCCGGCAGCCTCCTCGTGATGAGCTTCGAGAGCCACTTCAACTACGATCACGGCATCCCGAAGACGAAGGACAATGTGGGGCCGCGCATCAGCGTCGCCTTTCGCAAGGGCCGCGTCGAACGCGAGCGCCCGCTCCCGCCCAGGTAG